A genome region from Apus apus isolate bApuApu2 chromosome 2, bApuApu2.pri.cur, whole genome shotgun sequence includes the following:
- the ZNF438 gene encoding zinc finger protein 438 isoform X3 encodes MQNPLTFSADKQKSPADVIQGFQKKSQFRTIAPKMVPKMLTSGLVSCLQSSLPEQNTPISALGSKPLVVPTHNYAVMQVTGHEGTFSLLALPYVAPALTQRVQQSKVPPSENLKLPIPRYQSVKNKLLRDKKAAQFSALGAHNKIPAKASTSSQTPPVTTLVEDCPETHSSSDSAEQMLLTGRDSAEITVATLVNKSNCVESASPLLNTTEIANGNVSGPSVVKESLSKPVSTVNPMKLNLRSVKTTSETTRESFIMSEKLKQKPTNFANSVAVLSPAVFGSKIQMTPSAPKGKLPILPYSRMKNSVFCESKQNTNVSDVSGPSLRSECEKIRPLAKTFHVPTEASEKPLAVSFTQVPRQTTRENTFSPSNKVDVDSLKKLNGAAAKRRSRKRRGPDDLLAFQTKRKKCIINKIREGRERAKADLQPPEDKNAETVKKYRSIRPKPVVVVQAFAPLTSAAIVGTPSPGHLDQDILLNSSLPNRYLSYKPSDATSAKSSDLNRNACSAAPKLSHKCHVCNHIFQFKHHLQDHMNTHTKKRPYSCRVCRKAYIHSGSLSTHMKLHHNEGKPKKLVCCEFCAKVFGHAKVYFGHLREVHRVVISTEPSTSEQQLQDALKKRDTNIKETEEAMERGNKCNFEDLFHNPGEVKLQIKCGRCQFIAQSFGEMKFHLLCSHGEEIQGRVKEGALQGNRGTKGGKIKHAAHFWKQRSERRHLAKCSAHEEKFYTLPKLKRQMYFHHQNNVDMLSKSELAQSGSGQAAKEIQNVGFGTPSKKPEIWSKVGYNCILCKQLFGRKEDLHNHWQSHHNCEDPSTLWTIFSLLSKQGIIELCNSGEC; translated from the exons ataaacaaaaatCACCTGCGGATGTAATACAaggttttcagaagaaaagtcaGTTCAGGACCATTGCTCCAAAAATGGTACCAAAAATGTTAACATCTGGATTGGTTTCTTGTCTTCAGTCATCTTTGCCTGAGCAAAACACACCAATTTCAGCTCTGGGTTCTAAACCACTGGTGGTACCAACTCACAACTATGCTGTCATGCAGGTGACTGGTCATGAGGGGACTTTCTCTCTGCTTGCCTTGCCATATGTTGCCCCTGCCCTAACACAGCGAGTCCAGCAGTCCAAGGTGCCCCCTTCTGAAAACCTAAAGCTGCCTATCCCCAGGTACCAGTCTGTAAAAAACAAATTGCTGAGAGACAAAAAAGCGGCACAATTCTCTGCTCTGGGCGCACATAACAAGATCCCTGCCAAAGCATCGACCTCGTCACAGACTCCCCCCGTGACTACCTTAGTTGAAGACTGTCCTGAAACGCATTCTAGTTCAGATTCAGCTGAGCAAATGTTGCTAACAGGTCGTGACTCAGCTGAGATTACAGTTGCCACATtagtaaataaaagcaattgTGTGGAATCTGCATCTCCTTTATTGAACACAACTGAAATTGCTAACGGTAATGTTTCTGGACCATCTGTAGTAAAGGAATCTTTATCCAAGCCAGTAAGTACAGTTAATCCCATGAAACTAAATCTACGTTCTGTGAAGACAACATCTGAAACCACAAGAGAGTCATTCATAATGTCTGAGAAACTAAagcaaaaacccacaaattttGCAAATTCTGTTGCTGTCCTGTCACCAGCAGTTTTTGGCAGTAAAATTCAAATGACTCCATCAGCACCAAAAGGAAAACTTCCTATTTTGCCTTACTCAAGGATGAAAAATTCAGTGTTCTGTGAATCTAAGCAGAATACTAATGTTTCGGACGTATCTGGTCCTTCGCTAAGATCTGAGTGTGAGAAGATACGACCTTTGGCAAAAACCTTTCATGTTCCTACTGAAGCCTCTGAGAAGCCATTAGCTGTATCATTTACACAAGTCCCCAGACAAACCACTCGAGAAAATACCTTCTCTCCCTCCAATAAAGTGGATGTTGACAGTCTTAAAAAATTGAACGGTGCTGCCGCtaaaagaagaagcaggaaaagaagaggCCCAGATGATTTATTAGCTTTTCAGACCAAGCGAAAGAAATGCATCATTAATAAGatcagagaaggaagagagagggcGAAAGCTGATCTGCAGCCACCTGAAGacaaaaatgcagaaactgTGAAAAAATACCGTAGCATTAGACCAAAACCAGTGGTAGTTGTGCAGGCTTTTGCACCACTGACTTCTGCAGCAATAGTAGGGACACCATCTCCTGGCCATTTAGACCAAGATATTCTTCTAAATAGTTCACTTCCCAACAGATATTTAAGTTACAAGCCTAGTGATGCTACATCAGCTAAATCAAGTGATTTAAATAGAAATGCTTGTTCAGCCGCCCCTAAGCTGTCACATAAATGTCATGTTTGTAACCACATCTTCCAGTTCAAGCACCATCTCCAGGACCACATGAACACACACACGAAGAAGCGGCCGTACAGCTGCCGGGTTTGCCGCAAGGCCTACATCCACTCGGGGAGCCTGAGCACGCATATGAAGCTTCATCACAATGAAGGCAAACCCAAAAAACTTGTGTGCTGTGAATTCTGTGCTAAGGTTTTTGGCCATGCTAAAGTGTATTTTGGTCACCTAAGAGAAGTGCACAGGGTTGTTATCAGCACAGAGCCCTCTACTAGCGAGCAACAGCTGCAAGATGCATTGAAGAAGAGAGACACaaatataaaagaaacagaagaagcaaTGGAGAG ggGAAATAAGTGCAATTTTGAGGACCTGTTCCATAACCCAGGAGAAGTGAAATTACAGATCAAATGTGGTCGATGCCAATTTATTGCACAGTCTTTTGGTGAAATGAAGTTCCACTTATTGTGCTCTCATGGAGAAGAGATTCAGGGAAGAGTAAAGGAAGGGGCTTTGCAAGGAAATAGAGGAACTAAGGGGGGGAAGATCAAGCATGCAGCCCACTTCTGGAAACAGCGCAGTGAAAGAAGACATCTAGCAAAATGCAGTGCCCATGAGGAGAAGTTTTATACTCTTCCAAAACTGAAAAGACAGATGTACTTTCACCATCAAAATAATGTTGATATGTTATCTAAAAGTGAACTGGCTCAGTCAGGAAGTGGCCAAGCAGCCAAGGAGATTCAAAATGTAGGTTTTGGTACACCAAGCAAAAAACCAGAAATTTGGTCTAAAGTGGGCTATAACTGCATTTTATGCAAACAgttatttggaagaaaagaggaTCTTCATAACCATTGGCAGAGTCATCATAACTGTGAAGACCCGTCCACTTTATGGACAATTTTTAGTTTGTTATCAAAACAAGGAATTATTGAACTTTGTAATAGTGGTGAATGTTGA
- the ZNF438 gene encoding zinc finger protein 438 isoform X2, translating to MLGQQSQETCAGKTVSTDKQKSPADVIQGFQKKSQFRTIAPKMVPKMLTSGLVSCLQSSLPEQNTPISALGSKPLVVPTHNYAVMQVTGHEGTFSLLALPYVAPALTQRVQQSKVPPSENLKLPIPRYQSVKNKLLRDKKAAQFSALGAHNKIPAKASTSSQTPPVTTLVEDCPETHSSSDSAEQMLLTGRDSAEITVATLVNKSNCVESASPLLNTTEIANGNVSGPSVVKESLSKPVSTVNPMKLNLRSVKTTSETTRESFIMSEKLKQKPTNFANSVAVLSPAVFGSKIQMTPSAPKGKLPILPYSRMKNSVFCESKQNTNVSDVSGPSLRSECEKIRPLAKTFHVPTEASEKPLAVSFTQVPRQTTRENTFSPSNKVDVDSLKKLNGAAAKRRSRKRRGPDDLLAFQTKRKKCIINKIREGRERAKADLQPPEDKNAETVKKYRSIRPKPVVVVQAFAPLTSAAIVGTPSPGHLDQDILLNSSLPNRYLSYKPSDATSAKSSDLNRNACSAAPKLSHKCHVCNHIFQFKHHLQDHMNTHTKKRPYSCRVCRKAYIHSGSLSTHMKLHHNEGKPKKLVCCEFCAKVFGHAKVYFGHLREVHRVVISTEPSTSEQQLQDALKKRDTNIKETEEAMERGNKCNFEDLFHNPGEVKLQIKCGRCQFIAQSFGEMKFHLLCSHGEEIQGRVKEGALQGNRGTKGGKIKHAAHFWKQRSERRHLAKCSAHEEKFYTLPKLKRQMYFHHQNNVDMLSKSELAQSGSGQAAKEIQNVGFGTPSKKPEIWSKVGYNCILCKQLFGRKEDLHNHWQSHHNCEDPSTLWTIFSLLSKQGIIELCNSGEC from the exons ataaacaaaaatCACCTGCGGATGTAATACAaggttttcagaagaaaagtcaGTTCAGGACCATTGCTCCAAAAATGGTACCAAAAATGTTAACATCTGGATTGGTTTCTTGTCTTCAGTCATCTTTGCCTGAGCAAAACACACCAATTTCAGCTCTGGGTTCTAAACCACTGGTGGTACCAACTCACAACTATGCTGTCATGCAGGTGACTGGTCATGAGGGGACTTTCTCTCTGCTTGCCTTGCCATATGTTGCCCCTGCCCTAACACAGCGAGTCCAGCAGTCCAAGGTGCCCCCTTCTGAAAACCTAAAGCTGCCTATCCCCAGGTACCAGTCTGTAAAAAACAAATTGCTGAGAGACAAAAAAGCGGCACAATTCTCTGCTCTGGGCGCACATAACAAGATCCCTGCCAAAGCATCGACCTCGTCACAGACTCCCCCCGTGACTACCTTAGTTGAAGACTGTCCTGAAACGCATTCTAGTTCAGATTCAGCTGAGCAAATGTTGCTAACAGGTCGTGACTCAGCTGAGATTACAGTTGCCACATtagtaaataaaagcaattgTGTGGAATCTGCATCTCCTTTATTGAACACAACTGAAATTGCTAACGGTAATGTTTCTGGACCATCTGTAGTAAAGGAATCTTTATCCAAGCCAGTAAGTACAGTTAATCCCATGAAACTAAATCTACGTTCTGTGAAGACAACATCTGAAACCACAAGAGAGTCATTCATAATGTCTGAGAAACTAAagcaaaaacccacaaattttGCAAATTCTGTTGCTGTCCTGTCACCAGCAGTTTTTGGCAGTAAAATTCAAATGACTCCATCAGCACCAAAAGGAAAACTTCCTATTTTGCCTTACTCAAGGATGAAAAATTCAGTGTTCTGTGAATCTAAGCAGAATACTAATGTTTCGGACGTATCTGGTCCTTCGCTAAGATCTGAGTGTGAGAAGATACGACCTTTGGCAAAAACCTTTCATGTTCCTACTGAAGCCTCTGAGAAGCCATTAGCTGTATCATTTACACAAGTCCCCAGACAAACCACTCGAGAAAATACCTTCTCTCCCTCCAATAAAGTGGATGTTGACAGTCTTAAAAAATTGAACGGTGCTGCCGCtaaaagaagaagcaggaaaagaagaggCCCAGATGATTTATTAGCTTTTCAGACCAAGCGAAAGAAATGCATCATTAATAAGatcagagaaggaagagagagggcGAAAGCTGATCTGCAGCCACCTGAAGacaaaaatgcagaaactgTGAAAAAATACCGTAGCATTAGACCAAAACCAGTGGTAGTTGTGCAGGCTTTTGCACCACTGACTTCTGCAGCAATAGTAGGGACACCATCTCCTGGCCATTTAGACCAAGATATTCTTCTAAATAGTTCACTTCCCAACAGATATTTAAGTTACAAGCCTAGTGATGCTACATCAGCTAAATCAAGTGATTTAAATAGAAATGCTTGTTCAGCCGCCCCTAAGCTGTCACATAAATGTCATGTTTGTAACCACATCTTCCAGTTCAAGCACCATCTCCAGGACCACATGAACACACACACGAAGAAGCGGCCGTACAGCTGCCGGGTTTGCCGCAAGGCCTACATCCACTCGGGGAGCCTGAGCACGCATATGAAGCTTCATCACAATGAAGGCAAACCCAAAAAACTTGTGTGCTGTGAATTCTGTGCTAAGGTTTTTGGCCATGCTAAAGTGTATTTTGGTCACCTAAGAGAAGTGCACAGGGTTGTTATCAGCACAGAGCCCTCTACTAGCGAGCAACAGCTGCAAGATGCATTGAAGAAGAGAGACACaaatataaaagaaacagaagaagcaaTGGAGAG ggGAAATAAGTGCAATTTTGAGGACCTGTTCCATAACCCAGGAGAAGTGAAATTACAGATCAAATGTGGTCGATGCCAATTTATTGCACAGTCTTTTGGTGAAATGAAGTTCCACTTATTGTGCTCTCATGGAGAAGAGATTCAGGGAAGAGTAAAGGAAGGGGCTTTGCAAGGAAATAGAGGAACTAAGGGGGGGAAGATCAAGCATGCAGCCCACTTCTGGAAACAGCGCAGTGAAAGAAGACATCTAGCAAAATGCAGTGCCCATGAGGAGAAGTTTTATACTCTTCCAAAACTGAAAAGACAGATGTACTTTCACCATCAAAATAATGTTGATATGTTATCTAAAAGTGAACTGGCTCAGTCAGGAAGTGGCCAAGCAGCCAAGGAGATTCAAAATGTAGGTTTTGGTACACCAAGCAAAAAACCAGAAATTTGGTCTAAAGTGGGCTATAACTGCATTTTATGCAAACAgttatttggaagaaaagaggaTCTTCATAACCATTGGCAGAGTCATCATAACTGTGAAGACCCGTCCACTTTATGGACAATTTTTAGTTTGTTATCAAAACAAGGAATTATTGAACTTTGTAATAGTGGTGAATGTTGA
- the ZNF438 gene encoding zinc finger protein 438 isoform X1 gives MQNPLTFSAGGVFLHANPAEKHCVQQNMLGQQSQETCAGKTVSTDKQKSPADVIQGFQKKSQFRTIAPKMVPKMLTSGLVSCLQSSLPEQNTPISALGSKPLVVPTHNYAVMQVTGHEGTFSLLALPYVAPALTQRVQQSKVPPSENLKLPIPRYQSVKNKLLRDKKAAQFSALGAHNKIPAKASTSSQTPPVTTLVEDCPETHSSSDSAEQMLLTGRDSAEITVATLVNKSNCVESASPLLNTTEIANGNVSGPSVVKESLSKPVSTVNPMKLNLRSVKTTSETTRESFIMSEKLKQKPTNFANSVAVLSPAVFGSKIQMTPSAPKGKLPILPYSRMKNSVFCESKQNTNVSDVSGPSLRSECEKIRPLAKTFHVPTEASEKPLAVSFTQVPRQTTRENTFSPSNKVDVDSLKKLNGAAAKRRSRKRRGPDDLLAFQTKRKKCIINKIREGRERAKADLQPPEDKNAETVKKYRSIRPKPVVVVQAFAPLTSAAIVGTPSPGHLDQDILLNSSLPNRYLSYKPSDATSAKSSDLNRNACSAAPKLSHKCHVCNHIFQFKHHLQDHMNTHTKKRPYSCRVCRKAYIHSGSLSTHMKLHHNEGKPKKLVCCEFCAKVFGHAKVYFGHLREVHRVVISTEPSTSEQQLQDALKKRDTNIKETEEAMERGNKCNFEDLFHNPGEVKLQIKCGRCQFIAQSFGEMKFHLLCSHGEEIQGRVKEGALQGNRGTKGGKIKHAAHFWKQRSERRHLAKCSAHEEKFYTLPKLKRQMYFHHQNNVDMLSKSELAQSGSGQAAKEIQNVGFGTPSKKPEIWSKVGYNCILCKQLFGRKEDLHNHWQSHHNCEDPSTLWTIFSLLSKQGIIELCNSGEC, from the exons ataaacaaaaatCACCTGCGGATGTAATACAaggttttcagaagaaaagtcaGTTCAGGACCATTGCTCCAAAAATGGTACCAAAAATGTTAACATCTGGATTGGTTTCTTGTCTTCAGTCATCTTTGCCTGAGCAAAACACACCAATTTCAGCTCTGGGTTCTAAACCACTGGTGGTACCAACTCACAACTATGCTGTCATGCAGGTGACTGGTCATGAGGGGACTTTCTCTCTGCTTGCCTTGCCATATGTTGCCCCTGCCCTAACACAGCGAGTCCAGCAGTCCAAGGTGCCCCCTTCTGAAAACCTAAAGCTGCCTATCCCCAGGTACCAGTCTGTAAAAAACAAATTGCTGAGAGACAAAAAAGCGGCACAATTCTCTGCTCTGGGCGCACATAACAAGATCCCTGCCAAAGCATCGACCTCGTCACAGACTCCCCCCGTGACTACCTTAGTTGAAGACTGTCCTGAAACGCATTCTAGTTCAGATTCAGCTGAGCAAATGTTGCTAACAGGTCGTGACTCAGCTGAGATTACAGTTGCCACATtagtaaataaaagcaattgTGTGGAATCTGCATCTCCTTTATTGAACACAACTGAAATTGCTAACGGTAATGTTTCTGGACCATCTGTAGTAAAGGAATCTTTATCCAAGCCAGTAAGTACAGTTAATCCCATGAAACTAAATCTACGTTCTGTGAAGACAACATCTGAAACCACAAGAGAGTCATTCATAATGTCTGAGAAACTAAagcaaaaacccacaaattttGCAAATTCTGTTGCTGTCCTGTCACCAGCAGTTTTTGGCAGTAAAATTCAAATGACTCCATCAGCACCAAAAGGAAAACTTCCTATTTTGCCTTACTCAAGGATGAAAAATTCAGTGTTCTGTGAATCTAAGCAGAATACTAATGTTTCGGACGTATCTGGTCCTTCGCTAAGATCTGAGTGTGAGAAGATACGACCTTTGGCAAAAACCTTTCATGTTCCTACTGAAGCCTCTGAGAAGCCATTAGCTGTATCATTTACACAAGTCCCCAGACAAACCACTCGAGAAAATACCTTCTCTCCCTCCAATAAAGTGGATGTTGACAGTCTTAAAAAATTGAACGGTGCTGCCGCtaaaagaagaagcaggaaaagaagaggCCCAGATGATTTATTAGCTTTTCAGACCAAGCGAAAGAAATGCATCATTAATAAGatcagagaaggaagagagagggcGAAAGCTGATCTGCAGCCACCTGAAGacaaaaatgcagaaactgTGAAAAAATACCGTAGCATTAGACCAAAACCAGTGGTAGTTGTGCAGGCTTTTGCACCACTGACTTCTGCAGCAATAGTAGGGACACCATCTCCTGGCCATTTAGACCAAGATATTCTTCTAAATAGTTCACTTCCCAACAGATATTTAAGTTACAAGCCTAGTGATGCTACATCAGCTAAATCAAGTGATTTAAATAGAAATGCTTGTTCAGCCGCCCCTAAGCTGTCACATAAATGTCATGTTTGTAACCACATCTTCCAGTTCAAGCACCATCTCCAGGACCACATGAACACACACACGAAGAAGCGGCCGTACAGCTGCCGGGTTTGCCGCAAGGCCTACATCCACTCGGGGAGCCTGAGCACGCATATGAAGCTTCATCACAATGAAGGCAAACCCAAAAAACTTGTGTGCTGTGAATTCTGTGCTAAGGTTTTTGGCCATGCTAAAGTGTATTTTGGTCACCTAAGAGAAGTGCACAGGGTTGTTATCAGCACAGAGCCCTCTACTAGCGAGCAACAGCTGCAAGATGCATTGAAGAAGAGAGACACaaatataaaagaaacagaagaagcaaTGGAGAG ggGAAATAAGTGCAATTTTGAGGACCTGTTCCATAACCCAGGAGAAGTGAAATTACAGATCAAATGTGGTCGATGCCAATTTATTGCACAGTCTTTTGGTGAAATGAAGTTCCACTTATTGTGCTCTCATGGAGAAGAGATTCAGGGAAGAGTAAAGGAAGGGGCTTTGCAAGGAAATAGAGGAACTAAGGGGGGGAAGATCAAGCATGCAGCCCACTTCTGGAAACAGCGCAGTGAAAGAAGACATCTAGCAAAATGCAGTGCCCATGAGGAGAAGTTTTATACTCTTCCAAAACTGAAAAGACAGATGTACTTTCACCATCAAAATAATGTTGATATGTTATCTAAAAGTGAACTGGCTCAGTCAGGAAGTGGCCAAGCAGCCAAGGAGATTCAAAATGTAGGTTTTGGTACACCAAGCAAAAAACCAGAAATTTGGTCTAAAGTGGGCTATAACTGCATTTTATGCAAACAgttatttggaagaaaagaggaTCTTCATAACCATTGGCAGAGTCATCATAACTGTGAAGACCCGTCCACTTTATGGACAATTTTTAGTTTGTTATCAAAACAAGGAATTATTGAACTTTGTAATAGTGGTGAATGTTGA
- the ZNF438 gene encoding zinc finger protein 438 isoform X4 yields the protein MCGDKQKSPADVIQGFQKKSQFRTIAPKMVPKMLTSGLVSCLQSSLPEQNTPISALGSKPLVVPTHNYAVMQVTGHEGTFSLLALPYVAPALTQRVQQSKVPPSENLKLPIPRYQSVKNKLLRDKKAAQFSALGAHNKIPAKASTSSQTPPVTTLVEDCPETHSSSDSAEQMLLTGRDSAEITVATLVNKSNCVESASPLLNTTEIANGNVSGPSVVKESLSKPVSTVNPMKLNLRSVKTTSETTRESFIMSEKLKQKPTNFANSVAVLSPAVFGSKIQMTPSAPKGKLPILPYSRMKNSVFCESKQNTNVSDVSGPSLRSECEKIRPLAKTFHVPTEASEKPLAVSFTQVPRQTTRENTFSPSNKVDVDSLKKLNGAAAKRRSRKRRGPDDLLAFQTKRKKCIINKIREGRERAKADLQPPEDKNAETVKKYRSIRPKPVVVVQAFAPLTSAAIVGTPSPGHLDQDILLNSSLPNRYLSYKPSDATSAKSSDLNRNACSAAPKLSHKCHVCNHIFQFKHHLQDHMNTHTKKRPYSCRVCRKAYIHSGSLSTHMKLHHNEGKPKKLVCCEFCAKVFGHAKVYFGHLREVHRVVISTEPSTSEQQLQDALKKRDTNIKETEEAMERGNKCNFEDLFHNPGEVKLQIKCGRCQFIAQSFGEMKFHLLCSHGEEIQGRVKEGALQGNRGTKGGKIKHAAHFWKQRSERRHLAKCSAHEEKFYTLPKLKRQMYFHHQNNVDMLSKSELAQSGSGQAAKEIQNVGFGTPSKKPEIWSKVGYNCILCKQLFGRKEDLHNHWQSHHNCEDPSTLWTIFSLLSKQGIIELCNSGEC from the exons ataaacaaaaatCACCTGCGGATGTAATACAaggttttcagaagaaaagtcaGTTCAGGACCATTGCTCCAAAAATGGTACCAAAAATGTTAACATCTGGATTGGTTTCTTGTCTTCAGTCATCTTTGCCTGAGCAAAACACACCAATTTCAGCTCTGGGTTCTAAACCACTGGTGGTACCAACTCACAACTATGCTGTCATGCAGGTGACTGGTCATGAGGGGACTTTCTCTCTGCTTGCCTTGCCATATGTTGCCCCTGCCCTAACACAGCGAGTCCAGCAGTCCAAGGTGCCCCCTTCTGAAAACCTAAAGCTGCCTATCCCCAGGTACCAGTCTGTAAAAAACAAATTGCTGAGAGACAAAAAAGCGGCACAATTCTCTGCTCTGGGCGCACATAACAAGATCCCTGCCAAAGCATCGACCTCGTCACAGACTCCCCCCGTGACTACCTTAGTTGAAGACTGTCCTGAAACGCATTCTAGTTCAGATTCAGCTGAGCAAATGTTGCTAACAGGTCGTGACTCAGCTGAGATTACAGTTGCCACATtagtaaataaaagcaattgTGTGGAATCTGCATCTCCTTTATTGAACACAACTGAAATTGCTAACGGTAATGTTTCTGGACCATCTGTAGTAAAGGAATCTTTATCCAAGCCAGTAAGTACAGTTAATCCCATGAAACTAAATCTACGTTCTGTGAAGACAACATCTGAAACCACAAGAGAGTCATTCATAATGTCTGAGAAACTAAagcaaaaacccacaaattttGCAAATTCTGTTGCTGTCCTGTCACCAGCAGTTTTTGGCAGTAAAATTCAAATGACTCCATCAGCACCAAAAGGAAAACTTCCTATTTTGCCTTACTCAAGGATGAAAAATTCAGTGTTCTGTGAATCTAAGCAGAATACTAATGTTTCGGACGTATCTGGTCCTTCGCTAAGATCTGAGTGTGAGAAGATACGACCTTTGGCAAAAACCTTTCATGTTCCTACTGAAGCCTCTGAGAAGCCATTAGCTGTATCATTTACACAAGTCCCCAGACAAACCACTCGAGAAAATACCTTCTCTCCCTCCAATAAAGTGGATGTTGACAGTCTTAAAAAATTGAACGGTGCTGCCGCtaaaagaagaagcaggaaaagaagaggCCCAGATGATTTATTAGCTTTTCAGACCAAGCGAAAGAAATGCATCATTAATAAGatcagagaaggaagagagagggcGAAAGCTGATCTGCAGCCACCTGAAGacaaaaatgcagaaactgTGAAAAAATACCGTAGCATTAGACCAAAACCAGTGGTAGTTGTGCAGGCTTTTGCACCACTGACTTCTGCAGCAATAGTAGGGACACCATCTCCTGGCCATTTAGACCAAGATATTCTTCTAAATAGTTCACTTCCCAACAGATATTTAAGTTACAAGCCTAGTGATGCTACATCAGCTAAATCAAGTGATTTAAATAGAAATGCTTGTTCAGCCGCCCCTAAGCTGTCACATAAATGTCATGTTTGTAACCACATCTTCCAGTTCAAGCACCATCTCCAGGACCACATGAACACACACACGAAGAAGCGGCCGTACAGCTGCCGGGTTTGCCGCAAGGCCTACATCCACTCGGGGAGCCTGAGCACGCATATGAAGCTTCATCACAATGAAGGCAAACCCAAAAAACTTGTGTGCTGTGAATTCTGTGCTAAGGTTTTTGGCCATGCTAAAGTGTATTTTGGTCACCTAAGAGAAGTGCACAGGGTTGTTATCAGCACAGAGCCCTCTACTAGCGAGCAACAGCTGCAAGATGCATTGAAGAAGAGAGACACaaatataaaagaaacagaagaagcaaTGGAGAG ggGAAATAAGTGCAATTTTGAGGACCTGTTCCATAACCCAGGAGAAGTGAAATTACAGATCAAATGTGGTCGATGCCAATTTATTGCACAGTCTTTTGGTGAAATGAAGTTCCACTTATTGTGCTCTCATGGAGAAGAGATTCAGGGAAGAGTAAAGGAAGGGGCTTTGCAAGGAAATAGAGGAACTAAGGGGGGGAAGATCAAGCATGCAGCCCACTTCTGGAAACAGCGCAGTGAAAGAAGACATCTAGCAAAATGCAGTGCCCATGAGGAGAAGTTTTATACTCTTCCAAAACTGAAAAGACAGATGTACTTTCACCATCAAAATAATGTTGATATGTTATCTAAAAGTGAACTGGCTCAGTCAGGAAGTGGCCAAGCAGCCAAGGAGATTCAAAATGTAGGTTTTGGTACACCAAGCAAAAAACCAGAAATTTGGTCTAAAGTGGGCTATAACTGCATTTTATGCAAACAgttatttggaagaaaagaggaTCTTCATAACCATTGGCAGAGTCATCATAACTGTGAAGACCCGTCCACTTTATGGACAATTTTTAGTTTGTTATCAAAACAAGGAATTATTGAACTTTGTAATAGTGGTGAATGTTGA